A genome region from Anastrepha ludens isolate Willacy chromosome 3, idAnaLude1.1, whole genome shotgun sequence includes the following:
- the LOC128859398 gene encoding synembryn has translation MEEQNLERLRGKNADHIKVILTEFNMKNDDLFNFSTFHVNGCWHAMWRALFDILKDDSLFDLHALTLNSVRILTRDKCSLQTEDLEDDVLFLLKMAHLEHPEAVEVESEASEAVTSKGSAHEIDTDGASVQSGNFHWSERTTQVVVESLKCLCNLVFQCADRRRQCVKSNITDAILKRIASSVQHPSCVEFFDMKLLFLITAMEPAARTRVQLDLNGVAYMTEWLDEKLTEKEITDEHLDLLCEMLKVMFNITTNSDKSPNENEIQSRHLTGVIRNLLLNFGEMINDRERNVVMHAINLLTNISGSCLTELLIKSESNAPATCPTIIYEGYNVRALEIILRYLKGVLDEQEQAATSTELISPVLTLLVKCVRSDRIMRHYIRSVILPPLRNVYKRPEVGDELRNHLCRFLTLPELVLRDLATELLFVCCKENVARMIKHTGYGNAAGLFAKRGLLGGRQVENADYSSDSEDSDTEEYKQVQQNINPVLGCYDAPKQSPFAGMSEEQKEHEAMQLVSLIDKLHKSGVVQPCRIGEDGKPQPVDHILQLQEELPQQQADQKRKT, from the exons ATGGAGGAGCAAAATTTAGAGCGATTGCGTGGTAAAAACGCGGATCACATCAAAGTTATTTTAACCGAATTTAACATGAAA aaTGATGaccttttcaatttttcaacgtTTCATGTGAATGGGTGCTGGCATGCAATGTGGCGTGCTCTTTTTGATATTCTGAAAGATGATAGTTTGTTCGATCTACACGCCCTGACTCTAAATAGTGTCCGTATCTTGACGCGTGACAAGTGTAGTTTGCAAACAGAGGATTTGGAAGATGACGTACTTTTCCTTCTTAAAATGGCTCATTTGGAACATCCAGAAGCTGTTGAAGTTGAATCTGAGGCTTCAGAAGCAGTAACTTCGAAAGGGAGTGCGCATGAAATAGATACTGATGGAGCATCAGTTCAAAGTGGTAATTTTCATTGGAGCGAAAGAACAACCCAGGTCGTTGTTGAGTCGCTTAAGTGTTTGTGTAATTTGGTATTCCAATGTGCAGACCGCCGTCGCCAGTGCGTAAAATCAAATATAACGGACGCTATTCTCAAACGGATCGCCTCATCAGTACAACATCCATCATGTGTTGAGTTTTTCGACATGAAACTATTATTTCTAATTACTGCAATGGAGCCTGCTGCAAGGACACGTGTTCAGCTTGATTTAAATGGAGTTGCCTATATGACTGAATGGCTAGATGAAAAACTGACTGAAAAAGAGATTACTGATGAGCATCTGGATTTGTTGTGTGAAATGCTAAAGGTAATGTTTAATATAACCACGAATTCCGATAAAAGTCCAAATGAGAATGAAATTCAAAGTCGACATTTGACCGGAGTAATCCGGAATTTACTTCTTAATTTTGGAGAAATGATTAATGATAGAGAGCGAAATGTGGTTATGCACGCCATCAACCTTTTGACGAACATTTCGGGGAGCTGCTTAACCGAGCTACTGATCAAGAGCGAATCAAATGCACCAGCAACATGTCCGACGATCATTTACGAAGGATATAACGTACGTgcattagaaataattttgcgaTATTTAAAAGGTGTGTTAGATGAGCAGGAACAGGCTGCAACATCTACTGAACTTATTTCTCCAGTATTAACATTGTTAGTGAAATGTGTACGCAGTGATAGGATTATGCGGCACTATATTAGAAGCGTAATTTTGCCTCCTTTACGCAACGTTTATAAGCGTCCTGAAGTAGGAGATGAATTACGGAATCATCTGTGCCGTTTTTTAACTTTACCCGAACTGGTTTTGCGTGACTTGGCTACGGAATTACTATTCGTATGTTGTAAAGAAAATGTGGCGCGAATGATAAAGCACACCGGGTATGGCAACGCCGCTGGGTTATTTGCAAAGCGTGGTCTTTTAGGTGGTCGACAAGTTGAAAACGCCGATTACTCTTCAGATAGCGAAGACAGCGATACTGAAGAGTACAAACAAGTACAGCAAAACATCAATCCAGTTCTTGGGTGCTATGATGCGCCTAAGCAAAGCCCTTTTGCAGGGATGTCAGAAGAGCAAAAAGAACACGAGGCCATGCAACTTGTTAGTCTGATAGACAAGCTCCATAAAAGCGGAGTGGTACAACCATGTCGCATTGGTGAGGATGGTAAGCCGCAACCAGTAGATCATATATTGCAACTACAGGAGGAATTACCTCAACAGCAAGCTGATCAAAAACGCAAAACATAA